In Oryza sativa Japonica Group chromosome 1, ASM3414082v1, the genomic stretch aggttcgggccgctgagaagcgtaataccctactcctgtgttttggtggatctgtgtatgaatgggctacaagtgtgagctgacttctcccccgttctaagctcaCAATCTGGAAAAGAATCCAAAAGCcccttctctatgggcaaggtcctccttttatacttcaaggggataccacatgcacccttctcttcccaaactggactgttctttttctcttgaatgggcggagatcagcacggttgctgtccgaatgacgctccgatgggacagcccacacctacctccacttccgccgggggtgagcgcatcgtgggaacatggctgtgcgctgacgatatggtcagtgtcagaccggtcacaaatcggtcattcttgtccaccgcgtgtaatcttggcaacgtgcatgtttgcccttcttcacacaacatcttgcttgtaatggttaggatgaagcctggcatatatcgatcggggctaacgtgtcatctctaagagataacacgcttaactccggcttgagacgagtgcctagaggctttcgtcttgacgggatggggcaaggcgtgcgccagaccgccagtcgccacctaacccgtgatatgaccggtctgtgactggtcacagaccggataaaggaacgcgccgtACTGCACTGCGTACAGCGTGATACGCCTGACCAGACTGCattaaatgctgttaggtgagcacagctgtgctcacttatcccatatatgtggcgcagacttcctaaagggggtcggggtgccccggccctcggggccaGGGCAAGCGCagcccgaccccccctcgggggaaatcaggaggagggcggacacctcaccctcgggcccgacgtccccgaaggtgccaggccacgtgggcgattgtgtctgcctcaagcctctagtcatgatactcccggtcccatatcaccgacagtagcccccggcgttatgccagagcaatttcccttcccaagggaagcggtcaggtgtgacgccactcctaaagcctggtgacaggtgggaccggtctgcATAGTTGGGCAAAATCCCCAACGGTCCCAGTCCATACAtattggtattggtaactttggttgtccataatgggcggtctattcaagactgccacattacctGAGCAGCGCACGAATCTGGGCGAGCCGATTTGCttcgcctggagatatggtgatggtgCTTTTCTcggagccatcagaatagcgtatagcatcttctgggcccgagggtatcgggttttggcgtcccggagggcctcactaacaaagtagacgggccgctgcacctttcggcggggccgatcctcttcgctaggggccgcatctccagggcgctcttcatCCGAGAGGCAGCGCGGGGCGCCCTCGGCTTCTGCGCCGATATCCTCGGGGtaagagggcgacaggcgcggccttcccgcagtggccccgaggctatcctgagggtcgggggcgcctgacaccgtcggacaagcaggcggagggccaactccggccgtcgggggccttgggccgccgttcggcttgGGGGCCTCtcggaccctgacttctccccgtgggcggcgctggaagagttccctttcggaaccgaggacggcgcacgcgcgcaggtccgggacgccgccgaccacatcgtccacagcttcgagggtacggcccctcggctcgcgttcgccctcgactccgacgaggagggcggcgacggtggtgcggacgacagcgacgacaaggctggtgacccgggcgcgtcggagtgagcccccaggcccccgccaatcttgaatagctttttctttcttcttccgaggccttcgggcccccttcttgtatagactaatttaatctgcaaccaaataaagaggaaatttctatgtcaattctatttgtggtgtgtatgagacgaggatggtctgtgccgcggtccttctgtgtcttggcttgatcaagggctcgtgcccaggtcctagtcctcaaatggctcgggtcggggctagtgcctggggagatccacatgtcgagactggccaggccgggagcgtggtgaccgagggttatgggtgacccgattgtgggtttttgccgattcccccccggagttcaccacgccccggggcacggctcggttctgggccccgtttggcgattttagctgaccgaaccgagcccccgagggcaaggttgagtacgagtgaccttatttcaagtcaagattcttcaaaaggaaaaaacggcacagacacagtcctttggaaatcgaaaatgcttttattgaaatacggaagagaaaagagataagcccccggccaaccctgcacgcccgggggggtgcggggttggcccgagcccaagacctgacacccgacccccactaggggtagaagcgacgaaggtgttcgatgttccatgggttaggcagctctgtgccgtcgcccgtggccagccgaacggagcccggccgggggacgccaatcactcgatacggaccctcccacattggtgagagcttgctcaatccagcacgcgtttggacgcggcgtaggacgaggtcgtcgacgcagagtgatcgggcccggacgtggcgctgatggtagcgccgcaggctctgctggtagcgcgcggctcgaagggccgcgcgccgccttcgctcttccaagtagccgaggtcagggagcgtcggcctctttctttttgtcgctcgcaggcctcccctttcgggtggcccgcggagcgccctcgacggcgaggacatgaccctcgtcgccggaatggaccgacctcttcttcctcctcctgtcacgccgccctgtctgagcggcggatccgggggcggccgaagctgccactccggaaccggaggagttccatgtccacgcttcctccttacgagccactcggtccgcgagctgaaaaagctccgcggtggtctggggctctttggaagcgatcttttcgagcatgcggttgtgccgcacgcccccctgaacgcgtagatcaccgcgtgtgcagggatgcatggtatagtattgcggacttggcaaaaccgctgaatgtacgagcgaagcgactcatcatcgcctcgctgtactgcatgcaagtccgcttcttcgcctgggcgcggatatgtgccttggaagttcatggtgaactgttggcacagatcctcccaggagtggaccgacgcgggtggcaagttcatcagccaaccccgcgcctgtccctttagggccatgggaaagaaattcgccatgaccctgtcgtcacccccagcggcctcgatcccggtcgtatagacctggagaaactcggtggggttgacgctcccatcgtacttctcggtgatggtgggccggaaccttgggggccaacggacattccgaagactcgccacaaaggctctacagccgacaccaccagccgggggcacggagggctgatcctcacgtccatgtcgaggtgacactccggacgaggaggcgccctccgttgcacggggagtacgccggttattacgccggcgctcgatgtcgaggcgggcatccggctccccatgctgatcctcccgagttggaggtgtcgacgagggagtggcggccgaatgacgtgcagccgccgccgctcgccgcgccctccgccttgatgacacggagccggtggtagcggcgccggaggtcttggtggtggtggcggaccgtccaccagcacccaggcgctgctgtgccgtcatgaccaagttggccacgtcttccagccatcgttgggctggagactccgggtcatggacgacaggcgggtgtcgtaggagcgcgccagcagcctgaagcgcaccctgaggtgtgctgccgtcgccgtagacgaggaggcgacgctccccatctcgccgttctcctgcatcacctgcgGCTGGTGACGCCGCGGATTTGTCGAccctctcaagcgcctccccctgcttagggctttggcgcggaggaggtggaggagtacgagctcgacggcgcggattcggctccccgtcgtcgccgctcacactcggcgAGAGGTCGTGTGTTtttccttgctcggccattaggctgaacaagaaaaacttggggcacacggaagagtctgagagctcagaaagcacacgctgagccccctacctggcgcgccagatgacggagctggtggctcctcaccgggagaccgcgcaggcccccctttgccagttcggccgggggcttagggtgaaatctcaagctctcgctctctctctgtatgtggaaagatcgtctGCCAGCCAGAAACACGAGACACCGGcgatctatacaggttcgggccgctgagaagcgtaataccctactcctgtgttttggtggatctgtgtatgaatgggctacaagtgtgagctgacttctcccccgttctaagctcaCAATCTGGAAAAGAATCCAAAAGCcccttctctatgggcaaggtcctccttttatacttcaaggggataccacatgcacccttctcttcccaaactggactgttctttttctcttgaatgggcggagatcagcacggttgctgtccgaatgacgctccgatgggacagcccacacctacctccacttccgccgggggtgagcgcatcgtgggaacatggctgtgcgctgacgatatggtcagtgtcagaccggtcacaaatcggtcattcttgtccaccgcgtgtaatcttggcaacgtgcatgtttgcccttcttcacacaacatcttgcttgtaatggttaggatgaagcctggcatatatcgatcggggctaacgtgtcatctctaagagataacacgcttaactccggcttgagacgagtgcctagaggctttcgtcttgacgggatggggcaaggcgtgcgccagaccgccagtcgccacctaacccgtgatctgaccggtctgtgactggtcacagaccggataaaggaacgcgccgtACTGCACTGCGTACAGCGTGATACGCCTGACCAGACTGCattaaatgctgttaggtgagcacagctgtgctcacttatcccatatatgtggcgcagacttcctaaagggggtcggggtgccccggccctcggggccaGGGCAAGCGCagcccgaccccccctcgggggaaatcaggaggagggcggacacctcaccctcgggcccgacgtccccgaaggtgccaggccacgtgggcgattgtgtctgcctcaagcctctagtcatgatactcccggtcccatatcaccgacactcAGCGACAACATCAATGAACTCAACAGTGTTTCAGATACTTATCTAGGCTAACACTGTACATTTTCAGGAGAATCAATCAAAGGTCTTCTATATTTATTACCCCATTTATCACACGCTATAAGGCGCAAATGTATTTTAGATTCAACTCTTGAAATATTTAACTAAAGATTAgtctaatataaattaaattttatttgataaaataatatcattgaTTGATATTTGAATTTACTTTCCTATTGTTACCATTTATTAATactttaaaagtttgattaaaattttctAACCGAATTTTCAACTGaaagttttatttaaaatttaaaattttggactAAACTTTCAGCTCATAATTTAAAACTTTCGATAAAAAACTTAAAACCTCCCGCCCTGGTCTATTGGGCGTGCAGGAGTCTAGCTCCTTCACCAATCAAATAGATGTGTGCACAAACCATCTTATAATATGGAACGCCGGGGGTAGATTTGTAAGAGTAGTACGTATATAAACGAGGGATGGGATGATCCTACTTTTAAAGAGACCTGGCCAACTCGAATCTTAACGAAATATTCCCTGTTAAGGACCATCCCATCCCGCATGTCTCTGTACCAAACACCGTGAAAAATGAGATCAACCCAACGCATGCttagaggaatattcctcttaGATCCAGGTCCAAACCACTTGCAAAAATCTAGCAAACAAGCTTGACCCACTTGGGTCGAGTGCACGGCGTGAGCCACACTATTCTTCCACTGCTTGAGCGTCTGCACCGCCCGCCTGCGCTATGCACTCCGATTGTCGATCGCCGCGCGCTCGCGGCGACTCACCCGGTTGCATCGTTCGCCCATGCTGTGCCACTCCACGCTTGCCCACGCAGCTCCTTGCCCGCTGTTCGCCCATTCACACCGCTCCTTGCCCGTCAGTTGCCAGTCGGCCGCCTATCTACATCATGCCGCTCCTCGTCCCAACCACGCCACTCACCAGCCCTCCTCCAGCAGCTACTTGCCTCCTTCATCTGCCAGATTCCGCCGCTACGCCCACCACCTGGTTGCTGTCGAGCTCTAGTGCTCTACCACGTCGTCGGAACTGGACGTGGACTGACGGTAGCTGCAAAAGTTTCACATCCCATCCCACCCTCATTCCTTccactaaaaagaaaaaaaattgaatcatCCCATCCTATAAATCAAACAGTTGAGTGAGATCGTACCATCCCTAGAATCAAGGACAAGTTCAACCTATCACATCTCGCTTCTAAACCAAACACACACTGACAGAACAGAGGGCCCTGAGGATTCGGCTCCTCTGCCTTTAGGGGCTAAAGACTGAGGCGCATAGCAAAATGAGTTTGCCGCtacaatataaaatattaattttgcAGTTATTTACTGTAGATACAGTATAAAAAGTAAAACGTATTGTGCCAAGGTACTGTTCATGATGTATTGTATTATATGTAGCAATTAATCACATTCGTTCGCTATAAATCCGATGGTTGAGAATAATTTAAAACCCTAAGGGCTTGTTCGGAATAGAGGGATTACACAGGATTCTTGTAGGATTGGCAATTCCTTTGGATTTGGCACTGTTTATGCATTCGGTTCATAGGAACCATGCGTAGGAATTTCGTAGAAATACTGTAGCAACCTTgtgaaaacataggaatttcataagaTTCTAAACATCCACTCACACCTCATTTTTTTCATTAGCTATCATGGGATAGATGCTAATCACGTTGAAGTGACTAGATGGGAACTAATATTTTATTGCTTAATTATACTATAATATACTACCTCAATGCATGAATGTATGACGTTGGTTAGTTCAATTTTGAGCTAACCAAcgtcaaacaaaaaaatatggagggagtatgagatTAATACTAATTGAAAAATTCATGTGGTTTATATATTCTTGTGTTCCGAATGCTTCATAGCATCAAATTCCTTTTCCTATCCTGCGATCCGAACAAGCCCTAAATTCTGAGGATCCCAATCCGGGCCATGACCGCCTCCTATCATCGGACGGCTATAGTGGTCCAAAGCTGACGTGGCCAAGACTGGCCCACATGGCCCATGTAGTCCGTcctggaccgagtccacggacGGCGCGGCCGAACGCCCGCGCCGTGTCTGCTTATGATGCTTCGTTCTCTCCGCGCTCCGTGTCCGACCTTCTTCAGACTTCAcacctcgcgcgccgccgcagctccgATCGGAAGAAGCTCGATTCGTCTCCGACTCCGACGACCAGAAGCTACCGGCGACGCGAGCGGAGaagcgcggaggggagggggcgcgcgccgCCATGGCGTTCGAGAAGATCGTCGTGGCCAACCCCGTCGTCGAGATGGACGGTGAGAacccccacctcccctctccttcccccCCGCTTCCGATCGGAACTCGCTCGTGATTAGCCTCGCTATCTCCGCTGATATCTACGGGGGGAGCCTTTGCCTCTTGTCTGGTGCCGTGATTGCTTTGGTTCTGCTATACCATTGGTGGTGGGATGGATTAGGCTGCTCTACGTACTGGATCTAAAATTTGTAGGTGtttggaggaagaaggggagtcGTCCTGAGTAGAACGTGCGGCTGAAATTAGCTAAATGGTCCTGTTTTGTGGGAACAGAGTTCAACACATTTGATGTGCTGAAAGCTGCTCTACTTGGCCTTTCTGAAATTCTAGGTGTTACAAGGAATAGTGGTAGTCATCCTTAGGCGTAGAAAGTGTGCTGAAATTAGTTAAATAGCCATCTTCTTGGGAGGACAAAATGTTCAACCTTAGATGCGCGGAATAGTCGGTTTTAAAGGGTAAATCTAAAATAACTGTTTTAGTGCATTGTCAttggtaaaaaagaaaagattatTCATGTGAAGaatatagtaaaaaaataaagaataaaattGAACCCACAGCATCGCTTAGTTACAAGTTCCAAGGTGAACTGTATCAGTAAACACATATGCCAATTTCAGAACTTATCATCTACAATGTTCAAGTGGGCTGAAAAGTTTTTCTGTTGACAGTCTTTCTGCTTCATTTGAAGTTCTGTGCTGAAAAGTTCCATCATCGAACTTAAGTAACTTTAAATTGCATATTTAGAAAGTATACCATACTTTTGGCTAGCCCAATCATCCTTTGCTTACCTCAGATTGTAGTGGTTATATATGACTGTATGTGCTTTTTACTTAGGTGATGAGATGACTCGAGTTATTTGGAAATGGATCAAAGATAAGGTCAGGTTCTTGTAAcaatatatgttttttattcTTGATTTTGATGATTGTTTGTCTAGCATTGTACTCTgcagctcctttttttttcacgttacatgttcattttttttactttgttaTGCTTTTGGTGCTGCTTCATCCCTTAATGCGGGCATCGTTAAGAATTATGTTGGATATCTGTTTTGATCATGCAGCTTATATTCCCTTTCTTGGACTTGGACATAAAATACTATGACTTAGGTCTACCTAATCGTGACGCTACTGGGGACAAAGTTACAATAGAGAGTGCAGAAGCGACCCTAAAGTAAGCCTGTAAGCCTCAGTTGTTTGACGTCACAGTTCTGGTCCATTATTTCTTCTATTACTTTTTTCCATCTAAGTTATGCTTTTGTTATATAATTGGTGCTTTAAGCTGAACCTGTTTACCCTGTAGTCTCAGTTAGAATACATAATGTTTACTTTTTGTGATTTCTATTATAACGTTTACATTAGGTTGCTTCagtattctatttttttttcaggtatAATGTAGCCATCAAATGTGCAACTATAACTCCAGGTGATGTTCAGCAGAATTGAGCTCATTGACAGATGAGCATGATGTGTTAACAAGTAGTTTTGGACACtcaatttaaatttgattttggCCGCACTATTCATGAGCCTACAGATGAAGGACGCGTGAAAGAGTTTAATTTAAGTGCAATGTGGAAGAGTCCAAATGGGACAATAAGGAACATTTTGAATGGTAAACCTTTAATTGGTCACATGTCTATATGGTTCTATTTTGAACTTTCATCAAGTGCAGCTGTTGCTGTTCTCTTATACTTACTTCAGCAGAACTAATTGACTCCTGCAGGAACTGTTTTCCGAGAACCAATCATCTGCAAGAATATTCCTCGGCTTGTACCTGGTACGAAGTCTGTATCAAAAATACCGATAGTAGAATTCATTGGTAGttacactattttttttatgcttCCAGGGTGGATAAAGCCCATATGCATTGGACGACATGCATTTGGTGATCAATACCGAGCAACAGATACAGTTATTAAAGGTCCTGGGAAGTTGAAGTTAGTATTTGGTATGTCTCAATAAAGCTAATGTCATGATAGTGGCTGCAGATCTGAACTTGTAGCAGCCAGGATTAAATTAATATTTAGCTTTGTCTCCCTAGTGTTTATCCTACTAGGAATGACAAGGACTtctaccttttcttttcatatGGGCATCATTGGCTTTGGCTATAGAAAAGCTGTTCTAAAAATTTGGGGCTTAATTATTTGTATAGTCATCATATGCCACCATATTGGCAAATAGACTTGGTAATCATTCTTGTCAGTTTATTTACTTCAGAACCTATTAAATGGTTAATAGCCTGATATATGTTAATGCTGAGCAGCGAAcagaatatgttttttttttatggcagATCAATATATTGACCCGGCTTTAGAAAAAAGCCCAAGAACAAAAACAGAGTCTTATACAAGACctggaaaataaaagaaacacaAAGAGATAGCTGGGGAACAACCAGTTTTTCAGAGACAAAAGGAACGTACTCCCAACCTAACCACACCCTTACAGAAAAAACTGAAACTCAGACTAAAGTAGCTATTCTATAGCTATGCAGGTAGCACATGAGGCCTGACTTGATTCAGCTTTATCCTGATTGCTTCACACCATCCTCCCAGCAGCTCCTGGTCTTCCTCCTTTAGCAAAATGCGCCACTTCTGTATGAAAGACAGCGATTTATAAACCACATAAAGGGGAGACTTGACAAGAATATTTTCAAACACCCAGTCGTTTCTAATGATCCAAATAGCCCAACAAACCCCCCCAATTAAAGAGATCCAAGGTTTAAACTTTTTCCTATCTTTGAGCAGACTCATACACTCCCATAGATTATTAGGTAAAGAAACCAGATTCAAAGCATCCCTAATAACACACCAACCAAAAACAGCTAAGGGACATTTAAACAAGATATGATTAGTAGTTTCAGTTTTGCCACAGAGCTTGCAATATTGACCAATTTAAACAGAATATGTTTCTGTCAGTAAGAAGAGCTTTTATATATGTAAACATACTTCACTGATTTGTGGTGTCATCACATCAATATCCAAGCATCAGGGAATAAGCTTAGTCAGTTTACTAAAATTGCTAACTATAAATTAACCTTTGTGTCAATGTTATCCACTCATCCTTACACTATCTTCTCCTCAAAACTGGTATAGATGGCAGAGAGGAACAAATAGAGTTGGATGTGTTCAACTTTACTGGTGCTGGTGGAGTAGCCTTGTCTATGTATAATACTGACGAGGTTTGTTTATGATACCCTTTATCAGGGTAGCTTAATTTTGATACTCTGTATTTTTAAACAGGGTTTTAAACTTGACAACCTCTATTTTATGTTTGTTGCAAATAGTCTATTTGGGCATTCGCTGAAGCTTCCATGAACATGGCTTACCAGAAAAGATGGCCACTTTATCTTAGCACCAAAAACACGATCCTCAAAAAATACGATGGAAGGTCAATAGTCAATCGTCGTATGCTATTTGTTTCTTTTAATAGACATGTATGTCCATATTGAAatattacttttatatatcAGGTTTAAAGATATATTTCAGGAGAACTATGAAACAAAATGGAGAGCCAAGTTTGATGATGCAGGAATATGGTACAGCTATCTTCTATCTACCTTACTGTAGGAACATGGAGCCTTATTTTCCTCCTTTATGTCCTAATCATTTCTGCTGTGGCAGGTACGAACATCGGCTGATTGATGATATGGTGGCCTATGCCCTTAAGAGTGAAGGTGGCTATGTTTGGGCTTGCAAGAACTATGATGGAGATGTGCAGAGCGATCTAATTGCTCAAGGTTTTTGCTTATTATATGTGTATACTCTCTTCTGACCTTTTATTTGGAGAAAAATGAAGTCTTTGCTAAGAGCAGGATGATTTTACTTGTACAGGTTTTGGATCGCTAGGTCTAATGACATCAGTTCTGGTGAGTGTTCTCCCTGCTGAACTGTTATCTGTTTATCTGAAAGTTCAAATGTAGAACAATTGTTAATGCTATCTAGAACAATTGTAGATTCCAATATGCTGATGGTGTAACctctatttaaaaaatatgttctgATTAGATTAATCTTCTGAATTTAACAAATAAGTTCTGCATTGCCTTAGGTGTGCCCTGATGGTAGAACCATTGAAGCTGAAGCTGCTCATGGTACAGTCACACGCCATTACAGAGTTCACCAAAAAGGAGGCGAAACTAGTACAAATAGCATTGCTTCAATATTTGCTTGGACAACCGGACTAGGACATAGGTATGAGCTTGAATTAAACCATAGTAACTAAGATCGATGAGCTTGCTTTTCACTTAATTAGTTTGGCTCTAAATGATGAAATCTATATGCTCAGTTTTCCCATCATGGTTAATGCTATTCTATTGTAGTACATCATCTTTTAGTCCTTTTGTTAGTGCTCAGAGCAGAAAATTTTGTCATCTAAAAGTTAGGGAGAGTTTCTGTTCTTAAAGAAATTTATTCTGCTCCTTATATTTCCTGCTTTTTGTTGTAAATATTAAGTATGCTACATAAATAATTAAGAGTTGTAAGTCTTGTGACTTGACTGTTGAACACACCACAACAGGGCAAAGCTCGATGACAATAAAAGACTGTTAGATTTTGTACAAAAACTTGAAGCTGCTTGTGTGGGAACAGTGGAATCTGGAAAGATGACAAAGGATCTAGCTCTTCTTGTACATGGGCCAAAGTAATTCCTACTTCTCTTATTTATTCTGTAGTAATAATAGACAAGACCTTTTAATTGATTCTGTTGGAATTGTACAGTGTTAGCCGAGATAAGTATCTTAACACTGTTGAGTTCATCGATGCTGTTGCTGAGGATTTAAGAACAAGATTGTCAGTAACATCCAAGTTATGAAGGTATCTCTTACAAGCTGTTCGACCTACCTCTTACCTTATCTGACACAAGTATCTGAAGACTGTTATGTCACATAAACTTTCTTTTACACAGGAATGAATAGGGCAACGGCAGGGGACATGTTAGGATCCCATGATACAAAGTT encodes the following:
- the LOC4327213 gene encoding cytosolic isocitrate dehydrogenase [NADP] yields the protein MAFEKIVVANPVVEMDGDEMTRVIWKWIKDKLIFPFLDLDIKYYDLGLPNRDATGDKVTIESAEATLKYNVAIKCATITPDEGRVKEFNLSAMWKSPNGTIRNILNGTVFREPIICKNIPRLVPGWIKPICIGRHAFGDQYRATDTVIKGPGKLKLVFDGREEQIELDVFNFTGAGGVALSMYNTDESIWAFAEASMNMAYQKRWPLYLSTKNTILKKYDGRFKDIFQENYETKWRAKFDDAGIWYEHRLIDDMVAYALKSEGGYVWACKNYDGDVQSDLIAQGFGSLGLMTSVLVCPDGRTIEAEAAHGTVTRHYRVHQKGGETSTNSIASIFAWTTGLGHRAKLDDNKRLLDFVQKLEAACVGTVESGKMTKDLALLVHGPNVSRDKYLNTVEFIDAVAEDLRTRLSVTSKL